ACAGGAAGGCTATGGAGAGACTACTCTAGACAAGCCGTATAGGGCCGGGCTAGGTGTATACTACAAGTGCGGGAAGTCGGGGCATATAGCTCGAGACTGTCCATACAGGAAACGCCGAAATGCAGCCAAATCCGATTCTCAGACCCGAGGTAACTATGAACTAGCAGTTGAATTTTGAACTTCCTTGCATATCATTAATATGTGATATTCATTCGTAACGTATGATAAGTTTTGATAATCATGGAGTCCGAGCCGATGGTTAGTCAAAGACTATTAGTTTTTGAGATAGAGCGATACTTAGTTAACTTAGAGGAGTGGCTAGGCTCTTGAAGGATAAGAATCAGAGTGATGTAGTGAAGCATGTTGGATTATAACTAAAGAATCAGAACTATTGAGAGCTACGCAAAGTTATTGTTCAAAACCCAGTGACAGTGAGCCGCAAGGATGAGAAGTGGGACGGACTCAACTTTTAATTGTTAAATGTTTAAGAGGCGAGTGAAGGTGAGACCAAATCCTTATACGCGAGAACTTTTGAGACAATTCTCAAAGGTATACTAGAATTTCCATCTTAGAGAGAATGTGAGTTTGCGATAGACTTAGTGCCAAAAGCCGAATCAGTGTTGATTGCACCTCAAGTGAAGACATCATTATAATCAGTAGAACTCAGGACCAAGTTGAAAGGAGTACTGGAAAAGAGAATCGTCCAACTAAGTGTTTCCTTGCGAGAGCGCGCCAACTAATCTTCCCGACTTAATCTAACCCTTCTTTTATAGCTTGCATTGAAAACTCTATCTTAAATCTTTTCCTGTAGAAGCTCAATTCATCGTTCTTCTGATTCTATTCTGTACTCGTATAAAGCTTGTCTCTTTTGGAATAAGCCTGAACTCATCCTAATATAATTTCATAATCTTTGTGTTCTTGTATAGATACCTGGAGAGAGAGAGCTCAGTCTCTAGGAGTCGACGCCGAGCTGTTTCCTTCGGTGCCGACCTTTCAGCCTTATGATAATCCGAGCTTTTACTCCAAGAGGTTATCCAATCGCGTAGAGCTTTGAGCAAGAAACAGGggggagtgtacctgcaaaggcactctgAAACTTAAGTTAGTATTGAGAATTCAATGTCCTTAAAATAGAAGATCATACCTTTTTATAGGTGATAGTGTATAAATCGGTTATGTTCCTATTTTATTGTCTGTATTAAAGAGTAATAATAAGGGTGAACGTCAGGTTGGAGGTTTCGCATTTGTGAAGCAGTCCGTTGAGCTTATCTGTAACGTCAGTTTTCAATAAATGATATTGATTGTCGATTAATGGCTGCAATGTCGAGTTAATGACTGTAATGCCAAACTGTAACGCTGATTTTCTGAGGAATGACGTGAATAATGCCGAGTTATGAATAGTAAAGCCAATTTATGATATTGGATTTATTATGGCCAGACCACAGCCCCCAAGCTTGGCCTGGGAAAATGTTTAATGaagcaggttgagcttttaatgATGTGTGAATTAGTTGCTGAACAGTTCGGCATGTGGTTTAACCTTGTAGCCCCTAGTTCAAGGTGCTTTATTGAACAGTTACTGAGGCTATAAGCATGCATGATTAGGAAAGAGAAATAATTAAATGAAGGTATTAATGAGTTTGCGTGTTTCCAAGGTGGGTTTATTGGGTTTGACACGACGGATTTGATGGGAAGGGAAATTTTGGGTTTAAAGTGGGTGAATTTAAAGTTttgggaattctgaagggttgcaTGCTTGctgttttattttcttcaagTGTTATCATCCAAATAATGAGTAAAAGAGGTGAGTTACTCTTGgttatttttggtttttctgCGTAACCGTTTgcctcttcttctccttttctgcTGTTGATTTTTTAATGGATTATGAGAAAGAAACAAAATGGGAGATAGATTGGTCTTATGACTGGGTGAATGATGATGTAAGGGATCATGTCTCTTTGTTTCTGGGTGTTGGTGCTGTGAATCAGATAGATAAGTTGAAGGTTGTTAGGGCTAATTCTGGGGTTCGATTGGAACTGTCACCCTGTACTGTGGATGATAGGGTTTTTCATAGAGGGGAGGGTTTTGAGCATTTCTTTATGTATAGCTCTATTTTGGAAGAACTGAGGGTGAGAATCCCTTTCAGTGATTTTGAGTGTAAAGTTCTGAGGCAGTTAAACTGTGCGCCTTCACAACTTCACCCCAATGGTTGGGCTTTCCTTCGGGCGTTTGAGATTCTGATAGAATTTTTGGAGGAAAATCCGTCAGTGGAGCTGTTCTTCTCACTGTTTCAGGCGAAGGGAGTTTGGAGAGGTGGTTGGTAAATTTGAACAGCTCTCCCGGTTTTGCTGTGTTCAAGCTATACAAATCATCTTTTAAGAATTTTAAGGAAATGTACCTTAAGGTAAGTAGCTGCGAGGATGACTTTCCATTTTATGTTGATGAGCATTTGGGGGAAAGATTTCCTCTCTGGTGGTGTTCAGAGCATCAGAACATTTTAGGTCCTGAATCTATAAGTCCGAAGGATGAGTGCATGATTGAGTTTTTGACCGAGTTTGTTGATCGGCAAGAATTGATTTCTGTTTATGACCTGCTGCAATGGGAGGAAAATATTTGGGTAAGATTTTGAATTGTGGATGTTGTATTATGTCTGAGGTTTTTGACCATTTTTTGTTTTCCATGTTTTTCAGGTGGGAAGTACCCAGGTGTATCTGCCGCGAGTTTGAGGTCTCGGGTGAAAAGCAAGGGTTTGGATAAAGAGGTATCCTCGTCCAAGGCAGAGAAGGTCGGTGTTGGTGAGGTTGATCAACCAAGGCGTGGTAGGAGGAAAGTTATTGCTAAGAAGAGAAAGGGTGATGTGGTGGAGTTGTCAGATATTTCTGGTGATGAGAAAGATGATGTTCCGATGGAAGAGCTTCATAGGTTTTGTGAAGACCAGAAAAAGTTGCATGGTTTTGTTGAGCGGAGTGAGGGGTCGTCGCTCTGGGGGAAAgatcatcctttcatgattacTGTGGATGAGGTATGCCAGTCCCCGTCTGATGTTAGTTTGGCGGGAGAGGTGGGGGACGTGGCAATTGATCAATATATGTAggtaatttttgtttttgagGTAAAAAGTGTTATTTGTGTGTTTGTTTTGGGAAAAGTAATGTGGTCATCTTTGATCTTCAGGTGGTGGGTTTGCGACTGGCGAGTTTGGGGCGTAGTCGTGAGAAGATTCATCGGAAGATGGGTGAAAAGAGTGAGGATCCAAGTTTGAAGGAAGAGTTGGATCTAAAAGTTGCTAAGGTTTCTGAACTTGAGGTAAAGTTATCTGAGGTTGAAAAACATTTGAAAGAGGTGAAGGAGAGCTATGCCAAGGATGTGGAAGatttaaagaagaaagaagctGACTTATCTTCTTTGAGCACCCGTATGATTGAGGTTACTGCCCAGATGAAGGAGTTGGAGAAGAATAAGCAAGGAGAGATCCTGGATTCCTTCCTTGAAGGTTTTGAGAGGGCTGTTCTTCAGGCAAACTTTCTGGCTCCCGAGGTTGATTTATCGGCAATGGATCCGGGAAAAATAGTACATGATGGTGTCATGGTTGAGGATGATGGTGCTGCGGAGCAAGGAGATGAGAATGTgtaattttgtttgtttgtagACTTGTTTTTCTCCTGAGTTGAGCTTTTGGCTTGTCAATGTGTAGACATTTGTAGTTGGCTTTTGTTATTGTAGCTTATATGTTGCTACTTTTCTGGTAGAGGAAAAACTTGGTTATTTCTGTTTGCATATTATGATAATATAATGTTATTGCTGTATGATAAGTTGGTTTTTATCTGGTTGAGACCAGATTTTTGTGGTTAAAATTTGTTGTAATGGTGAATTGCCTTTTAAAAAGGTGAGTAGGCCGATTTTGGGATGCCGATTCATAGGCATGATAATAACTGTTTATTATCATTTGGCAATGAATGTGAATTAAGATTCGTTGTTTGTTATGATTATACCATAATGTTGTGATTCTGACTACGATTGGGTATTTGATTGAGTTGGCAAAATTAAGCATTATTGGGTTCCAAGATGGGTTGCTCATGCTTTCTTGAATGGTCGGATTCCGAGTAAGATCGGATTGTTGTAAGATGATAGGATTCCGAGTTAGGTTGGGATGTTGTCTGATTAAGTGATCGGAATCCGAGTTAGATCGGATTGTTATCTGATGAAATGATCTGATTTCGAGTTAGATCGGATTTTTGTCTGATTAAATGATCGGAATCCAAGTTGGATCGGATATTTGTCTGATATAATGATCAGAATCCGAGTTGGATCGGATTTTTGTCTGATATAATGATCGGAATCCGAGTTGGAACGGATATTTGTTTGATATAATGATCGGAATCCGAGTTGGATCAGATTTTTGTCTGATATAATGATCGGAATCCGAGTTGAATCGGATATTTGTCTGATGTAATGGTCGGAATCCGAGTTGGATCGGATATTTGTCTGATATAATGATCGGAATCCGAGTTGGATGGGATATTTGTCTGATGTAATGATTTTATCTGGATTCCGATTAAGATCGGTTTTTTGAGTTTTGACAAATTGAGAAGTATAAAATGCAAATATTATTGACTAGATAAGTGAACTTATTAATGTAAGACCTTTTGAATTTAAAGGCCCAAGTAGGctagcctcgttaaaacctctcCAAGCAAAATTCTTGTGGGAAAAATCTTGGtagtaggaaaaagagtacttGCCTGTCCCTGGTATTAGCTGTAATATAACTTTAAGGAATATACATTCCAAGTGTTAGGGAGATCTTTACCCTTTAATGTTTGTAGGCGATAGGCTCCATTGCCGATTACTTCTGTGACTCTGTAAGGGTCTTCCCAATTAGCTGCTAGTTTGCCATGTGCTGGTGGTTTCCTAGCTTGTTCTGTTTTTCTGAGTACAAGGTCGTGGACTTGGAAAGATCTTGGTTGAAGTCTTTGGTTATATCTACGGGCAATGTGCTGTTGCATTGCTAAATGTTTGATTGCTGCGGATGATCGGAGTTCTTCAATGAGATCAAGTTTGGTTTGCCGAGCTATGTCTTGTGTAGTTAGGTCGGCTAGTTCTGTGCGTAGTGAGGATTGGGAGATCTCCACAGGTATCATTGCGTCTGAGCCATAGACCAAGCGGAAAGGTGTTTCCTTTGTTGTTGAGTGAATTGTTGTATTGTATCCCCATATGATCTCTGGGATAAGCTCGGCCCAGAGGCCTTTTGCATCATCTAGTTTTTTTCTTAGAGCATGTAATATTACTTTATTTGCGGCTTCAGCTAACCCATTTgtttgtgggtgctcgactgatgAGAAGTGGTGTTTGATTTTCAGGTTCTGCAAGAAAGATGTAAATTTTTTATCGGCAAACTGGCGACCATTATCTGTGATAATGTGCCGAGGAATGCCGAATCGACAAATAATATATTTCCAAACAAAGGAAAGCATTTGTTGTGATGTAATCTTGGCTAGAGGCTGTGCCTCTATCCATTTGGAAAAATAATCAATTGCTACCACAAGGAATTTTACCTGACCTGCTGCTGTTGGAAAGGGTCCGAGGATATCTATGCCCCATTGGTTGAATGGCCAACTAACCTCGGAACAGTGTAGGAGTTCGCTGGGAGATGTGTAATCGGACTGTGTTTTTGGCAGTTGTTACAGCTTTTGACTTTTTCCTGACAATCTTGTCGTATTGTCGGCCAATATAATCCAGCTCTGAGGATTTTTGAATACAGACTTCGGGCTCCGAAGTGTGTACCATAGATCCCTTCATGTGCCTCAGTAAGTGCAATCTCGGCCTCTATTCTGCAAAGACATTTTAGTAATGGACGGGAGAATCCCCGTCGATATAGgcaattattatatattgtaaAAAAGGAGGCTTGTCGGCGAAAATGATGAGTATTTTCGACGTCGCCTGGCAAGACCCCTGTCTGGAGATACTGTATGTATGGGGATCTCCAATCTGCTTCCTGTGTTACACTTAAGACATGTGTTAGTTCAATGCTTGGATTGAGTAGTGTTAACTGATAAAGCGATGACCTATTTGGTTGAGTACTGGCGAGCTTAGACAGAATGTCAGCTTGGCCATTGCTCTCCCTTGGTATGTGCTGTATTTCATATTTGGTAAATTTTGAAAGTAAATTGTGCACGACATCCAGGTATTTAGAGAGCAAGGAATCCTTTACTTGGTATAGGTTGTTTACCTGTTGGACGACAAGTAAGGAATCACAATATACCTTAAGTTCGGTGATGTTAAGGTTGGCAGCGAGTCTAAGGCCGACAATTAATGCTTCATACTCACTTTGATTGTTGCTCGCTTTAAATGAGAAGTTGAGGGAATGTTTGATGACGTTGCCGTGGCCATCATCAAGTATAATACCTACGCCACACCCGTGTGGGTTGGAGGACCCGTCGACGTATAAAGACCATTCGATGTAATTTTCAGTTATATTTGGTACTGAGAACTCGGCGATAAAGTCGGCCAAGAATAGTGATTTGATGGATGCTCGGCCTTCGTACTTGATATCGAATTCCGATAGTTCCACCGACCATTTGACTAGTCGGCCAGCCAGTTCAGGCTTTTGCAGCACTTGTCGCAAAGGTTGATCTGTTCTAACATGGATTTCATGGCTTTGAAAATATGGTCGGAGTCTTCTGGCTGAGAAGACAAGTGCGAGTGCCAGCTTCTTAATGCTCGGGTAACGAAGCTCGGCGTTCTGTAAGGTTTTGCTGGTGAAATAGATTGGGAGCtgtttcttctccctttctACAACAAGAGCAGAGCTTATAGCCCAATTAGTGACAGACAAATATAAGAATAGtggcttgatgagcggataatttatacgctttttggcattgtttttagcatgtttttcgtatgttttagttagtttttattatatttttattagtttttagttaaaattcacttttctggacttcactatgagtttgtgtgtttttctgtgatttcaggtattttctggctgaaattgagggacttgagcaaaaatctgattcagagactgaaaaggactgtagatgctgttggattctgacctccctgcactcgaagtggattttttggggctacagaagtccaattggcgcgccgttaacggcgttggaaagtagacatcctgggctttccagcaatgtataatagtctatactttgcccgagatttaatggcccaaaccggcgttccaaatcagctcaaaactgcccggcgttaaacgccagaactggcacaagaatgggagttaaacgcccaaactggcacaaaagctggcgtttaactccaagagaagtctctacacaaaaatgcttcaatgctcagcccaagcacacaccaagtgggcccagaagtggatttttctgtcatttactcatttctgtaaaccttaggctactagttctttataaataagaccttttgctattgtatttttcatcttcggacatctagttcttagatcagatcttggttcttctggttccctctttggggccgaagccaatgatcacttttgttcttatgtattttcaacggtggagtttctacacaccatagattaaggtgtggagctctgctgtacctcgagtattaatgcaattactattgttcttctattcaattcagcttgttcttattccaagatattcattcgcactcaagaacttgatgaatgtgatgattatgtgacgctcatcatcattctcacttatgaacgcgtgcctgacaaccactcccgttctacaagcaaacaaggcttgaatgtttatctcttggattccttaatcagaatcttcgtggtataagctagaattgatggcggcattcaagagaatccggaaggtctaaaccttgtctgtggtattctgagtaggattcaatgattgaatgactgtgacgagcttcaaactcctgaaggctgggagttagtgacagacgcaaaagaatcaatggattctactccaacctgattgagaaccgacagatgattagctgttccgtgacagggtgcgttgaacattttcactgagaggatgggaggtagccactgacaacggtgaaacccaacatacagcttgccatggaaaggagtaagaaggattggatgaagacagtaggaaagcagagagacggaagggacaaagcatctccattcgcttatctgaagttctcaccaatgaattacataagtatctctatctttatgctttattcgtatatcactcataaccatttgaatcttcctgactgagatttacaaggtgaccatagcttgcttcataccgacaatctccgtgggatcgacccttactcgcgtaaggtttattacttggacgacccagtgcacttgctggttagttgtgcgaagttgtgtttataccatggtattgagcaccaagtttttggattcattaccggggattatttgagttgtgaaaagtagtgatcacaatttcgtgcaccaagtttttggtgccgttgccggggattgtttcgagtatggacaactgacggttcatcttgttgcttagattaggtatttttcagagttcttaagaatgaattctagtgtttcaaggttgatgagtttggaaaactcttacttaattttgatgatgaacaaacattattgaaatattaaattacaaaattattaatttgatcttaattcatatttgcttaattaataattttgttgtgcagatttTGTGCTGGGccgaaacaaaagaaaatcaaCAAAGCCCAAATGTTGCAATTTTTGGTTCAGCCTTGTGTTTATAATTAAAGCTAGTTATAATTGGGCCAGAATAAATTGTTGCAAGCCCAAACAAATGCTTTCCATGCTTGATCCGAAAACAATtttatcaggaaagcaaatgttaaCCAAATGGGCCAGCTTTGATCATATTGTCACAAGCCCAAATTATACTAAAGAGAATAGGTTCCATTCTTGGTCcgaaacaaaaggaaaaatgaaagcTTAGTGCTTCCAACGGAACCAAGCCTTGAATCATGTAAtggatttcaaaatctattacattgttaaataatgcatggggaacatgagagagaaaatTCAGATGAATTGATTGATGGCTATTATGTCAAACACGCCACTCTATgttagggaagtaaaagcaagctatGCCTAATTAATTTGCTTAACCACTTTGCATTgcttttcttcagattcttttcattctctctcatctccttcttcttctttgttcgGTCCTTGTCCAGGAAATAATGGAAGAAATGTTCTtcaaccaagaaaaagaagaagttgcATGCTTCAAGACCATCAAGcaaatgatggcaagaaaacatactaaaagaaagatgagctgtggctgagattactaccaaatgtggttagatttggtgaggtaatcttgagcctttcatgctcaaaaaggGACGTTGAAGATTCGGCCAAGAGGagagattcttgaagcatggcttgtcttcgattctgatcaaccaccacagggagtagctagagtggcgaagtgatggttgaaggcagagattgaagcagatgaagtcattatcatcatgaggcatcaagggccagaaatccatcttggagaacaagccaaggatggagagcccggattgatgaagggtgatgatcaagaaaggactagaggtaattgcatgttggttaatgcatggttatctcttctctctctgtgtggccgaaccggttctgtgtttgttgaaggaggaggaaagttggttcggttttggcttcaagtgtggaggctttcctcttctttaaaaagggggaacaaccactgtttgaagcaaggagaaaatttgagagtgcaaggcacagagttctcagagctacctgagctaacagatttctcttctccttcaatgtattctgttttgtaatttttctgtttaattttgtcatgtcttgagtctcatggtaaaaggcaaacaagtgaggtttgtatgaaaaagccatagagcggaaaaaggcagagagtgcaaaattgaaagaaaagccatagatgtcttagaggtcctttgttcatctatgttgtgtatcatgattctgtgggaatccccttgtaagttgggttagcactttacaagttgtaatcagattgattatagtgaaattccatcatgtttgtgatggagactggatgtaggctgcactgcacttagcagccgaaccaggatatatcttgctgcaatcttcttctctttctactccatttctgttttctaCTACACAGGAGCAAAAGCCAGaattatctcgtgccaagtgacgagacaaaacaaaaagtctcgtggcaagggacgagacaaaacagAGTTGCTCGTGTTCAGTGAcgaacaaaaacagaaaagtctcttCTGAAGGTCAGCAAGTGTAAGCGTCacaaaaagggggctaagattcaacccccccttttcttagccactgaaaccatcaattggtatcagagcttggtctcaaagagatcaagctttgcagcttggagtaaagatcctCATGGCAGAAAACAGTGGCACAAATGTGTTATCATACAATCTGGCTGAAggtcaatcaagcaacagacctcccctcttcaatgggaaaaattatacctattggaaggagaggatgaagatatttgtacaAGCCGTGGATTACAGACTTTGGAAGATCATCTTGGAAGGTCCTAAATTTCCAACTACCACAAATGCTCAAGGAGTAGTCTCTCTTAAACCAGAAGCAAGctggaccgaggaagataggaagacggtggagttaaatgccaaggcaaccaatctgctcaactgtgctatcagctttgaggagtaccgacgagtatcacgatgcacaacggcaaaggaaatctgggacaagttgcaaatcactcatgaaggaactaCCATTGTAAAGAAAACTCGGACAGATATGTTAAACAGGGAATATGAAATATttacaatgaaggaaggagagtccatcgatgaactgttcgaacggttcaatgccatcactgttggcttagatgctcttggaatcacacattcagaatctgtgctagtgagaagagtgttgagatgtctcacaaaagagtgggaaacaaaagccttaattatttctgagagtagtaacttagattccatgacacttgatgatttgagaggaaacttacttgcttttgaaaactcctatttgaaaaaggattcaaaaaagaaaggaattgcattttcttctgtgactaaccctctggatgatgaatccagtgataactcttctgaaaatgagtttgtgttgtttgcaaaaaaattcaggaaaatggcaAAGCTCAAAGGCAAAGGCAGCAGCTCCAGGAGGACAAAGAAAGATCTTAGCAAGGTAACCTgtttcaattgcaaggaaatggggcatttcaaatctgactctcccaagttgaagaaggaagaaaggccgagaaaaggaaagaagaaaggactaatggcttcatgggaagatttggaaaatgactcagatgatgatgatgaaaaattaGAAACCAAGTCCCAACAGTGCCTTATGGCAGATCATGTACATCAGGTAGTCTTTCATAACCCTGACACTGaagatcttcatcttatgatagaccacctttctgaaaaaataagatgcttTCTACTGGAAAATCAAGAACTTGAACAACAAGTCACCATTCTTCAAGCTGAAAACAtttttctaaaagaaaaagtgagagaggccgaaactgcttgtgatcttgtTGAAGAAAATAAGCAGTTAAGAGCCCAAATTAAAAGTTGTG
Above is a genomic segment from Arachis stenosperma cultivar V10309 chromosome 1, arast.V10309.gnm1.PFL2, whole genome shotgun sequence containing:
- the LOC130979143 gene encoding uncharacterized protein LOC130979143, producing MKIFSVRVMKDYLMYMICHKALLGLEREKKQLPIYFTSKTLQNAELRYPSIKKLALALVFSARRLRPYFQSHEIHVRTDQPLRQVLQKPELAGRLVKWSVELSEFDIKYEGRASIKSLFLADFIAEFSVPNITENYIEWSLYVDGSSNPHGCGVGIILDDGHGNVIKHSLNFSFKASNNQSEYEALIVGLRLAANLNITELKHIPRESNGQADILSKLASTQPNRSSLYQLTLLNPSIELTHVLSVTQEADWRSPYIQYLQTGVLPGDVENTHHFRRQASFFTIYNNCLYRRGFSRPLLKCLCRIEAEIALTEAHEGIYELDYIGRQYDKIVRKKSKAVTTAKNTVRLHISQRTPTLFREAQPLAKITSQQMLSFVWKYIICRFGIPRHIITDNGRQFADKKFTSFLQNLKIKHHFSSVEHPQTNGLAEAANKVILHALRKKLDDAKGLWAELIPEIIWGYNTTIHSTTKETPFRLVYGSDAMIPVEISQSSLRTELADLTTQDIARQTKLDLIEELRSSAAIKHLAMQQHIARRYNQRLQPRSFQVHDLVLRKTEQARKPPAHGKLAANWEDPYRVTEVIGNGAYRLQTLKGKDLPNTWNVYSLKLYYS